A single window of Lutzomyia longipalpis isolate SR_M1_2022 chromosome 1, ASM2433408v1 DNA harbors:
- the LOC129786881 gene encoding zinc finger protein 260-like encodes MDPCRICLKPKPNNFLTNLSSATFQYVSYRHIYSYFGTALEHHKEFPLVICRDCEFQMICAYKFKMKCLEAEIKISLILQSKSQIDKGTEEEVEEDESNRLECLIELNTLSQQQEMEINLISSFINNAPEILSIDDDRGDLNFALNPSGNLIEFNEQFDYDTHVSSRADSLPDLILFGSTAAAASSLAKDSTATCPELINYAEVSPEIQEQPVNEIKCSKCGNKLNDHLSSNARENGEITCDQCKEDDFQTLFLCKEKEMNREEKSVEVKKTLRRARKPRNSAKKLDDSYEECKLCGIYIKSINICRHLELHQNKAANKQYPCHICGKTFAVKYYANDHVKRVHRRLENDVNANEIFPKMKVKCSICEKEVRKYFLDRHMKSHRSKKVENQSFICHLCQKTFISRETIRAHMITVHLKKKRYSCNHCDQKFIHSLTRYRHINKYHLKKTVASCSLCSASFYHKTSLVAHRRKFHPPSITLKCDECNAIYFDRRQLKKHLLVHFKNNFTCEYCGDSFVRRRKLMTHIQMHTGHGGDCICSICGESFDRVFRLEFHMEEMHPGVKAQA; translated from the coding sequence ATGGATCCTTGTCGAATTTGTCTCAAGCCAAAACCCAATAATTTCCTAACAAATCTCTCCTCCGCTACCTTCCAATATGTATCCTATCGTCACATTTATTCGTATTTTGGTACAGCTCTGGAGCACCACAAGGAATTTCCGCTTGTTATTTGTCGTGATTGTGAATTCCAAATGATTTGTGCgtacaaattcaaaatgaagtGCCTCGAAgctgaaataaaaatctcccTAATTCTCCAATCGAAATCACAAATTGATAAGGGAACAGAGGAGGAGGTGGAGGAGGATGAGAGCAACAGATTGGAGTgtctaattgaattaaataccCTTTCGCAGCAACAGGAAATGGAAATCAATCTCATATCGTCATTCATTAATAATGCCCCGGAAATATTGAGCATCGACGACGACAGGGGTGATctcaattttgcattaaatcccagtggaaatttaattgaatttaatgaacAATTTGACTATGACACACATGTGAGTAGTCGTGCTGATTCACTACctgatttaatattatttggtagtactgctgctgctgcttcaTCTTTAGCAAAAGATTCCACTGCAACATGcccagaattaattaattatgctgAAGTTTCACCGGAAATTCAAGAGCAACCTGTAAATGAGATCAAGTGCAGCAAATGtgggaataaattgaatgatcACCTTTCATCGAATGCCAGAGAAAATGGTGAGATTACATGCGATCAGTGCAAGGAGGATGATTTCCAAACGCTCTTCttgtgcaaagaaaaagagatgaaCCGCGAAGAAAAAAGTGTGGAAGTAAAGAAAACTCTGCGAAGAGCTAGAAAACCACGAAATTCTGCAAAGAAATTGGATGATTCCTATGAGGAATGCAAGCTTTGcggaatttacataaaatccaTTAATATTTGCAGACATTTGGAACTCCATCAGAATAAGGCAGCTAACAAACAGTATCCTTGCCATATTTGTGGAAAAACCTTTGCTGTAAAATACTACGCAAATGATCACGTAAAGCGTGTGCACAGAAGATTGGAAAATGATGTGAATGCAAATGAAATCTTCCCGAAGATGAAGGTAAAATGCAGCATTTGTGAGAAGGAAGTCCGCAAGTACTTTCTAGATCGCCACATGAAGAGTCACAGAAGCAAAAAAGTGGAGAATCAATCCTTCATTTGCCACCTGTGCCAGAAAACGTTCATATCGAGAGAAACAATTCGTGCCCACATGATTACGGTGCACCTGAAGAAGAAGCGCTACAGCTGCAATCACTGTGATCAAAAATTCATCCACAGTCTCACGCGGTATCGCCACATCAACAAGTACCATCTGAAGAAGACTGTAGCATCCTGTTCACTGTGCTCAGCATCCTTCTACCACAAAACCTCCCTTGTGGCGCATCGGCGGAAGTTCCATCCACCTTCAATTACTCTCAAATGCGACGAATGCAATGCCATTTACTTTGACCGACGCCAGCTCAAGAAGCACCTTCTGGTGcactttaagaataatttcacCTGCGAATACTGTGGGGATAGTTTTGTGAGGAGGAGGAAGCTCATGACGCATATTCAGATGCACACAGGTCATGGAGGTGACTGCATCTGCTCCATTTGCGGTGAAAGCTTCGACAGAGTTTTCCGTCTTGAGTTTCATATGGAGGAAATGCATCCAGGAGTCAAGGCTCAGGCTTGA
- the LOC129785899 gene encoding RNA transcription, translation and transport factor protein — protein sequence MLKAKLCALDHPTPETVNCEDPKQFRSTVLWLEDQKIRHYKIEDRAELRKIDSNEWDAAYAKYKVDLKVPAGLGSPIEELAWIMGYAVRLEYFDNVEKYRGVNAEMALEEAKPKAPSIKSTNPFDKLDFTSKEFEAGVRTLAKRLQIPYHPDTMTTLAAVAKVVQDNLSTEALKEPLLDNAPFPLEQTPGVGFQDADLEQAARILRLLQIQSVRHLQTTINETIVAVQNLTADPRTDTKLGKVGR from the exons ATGCTGAAGGCAAAACTCTGTGCCCTGGATCATCCAACACCAGAAACTGTCAACTGCGAAG ATCCTAAACAATTCCGGAGCACTGTTCTGTGGCTGGAGGACCAGAAGATACGTCACTACAAAATTGAGGATCGTGCTGAACTCAGGAAAATTGACTCGAATGAATGGGATGCGGCTTATGCCAAATACAAAGTAGATCTGAAAGTTCCTGCTGGACTAGGAAGCCCCATTGAGGAGCTGGCCTGGATTATGGGCTATGCTGTTCGCCTTGAATACTTTGACAATG TGGAAAAATATAGAGGTGTGAATGCGGAAATGGCATTGGAGGAGGCAAAACCCAAAGCTCCCAGCATCAAATCCACAAATCCCTTCGACAAGTTGGACT TTACAAGTAAGGAATTTGAAGCTGGTGTCCGTACTCTTGCCAAGCGATTGCAAATTCCCTACCATCCGGATACAATGACCACGTTGGCAGCTGTTGCAAAAGTGGTGCAGGATAATTTGAGCACAGAAGCTCTGAAGGAACCTCTCCTGGATAATGCACCATTCCCTCTGGAGCAGACACCTGGTGTTGGCTTCCAGGATGCAGATCTGGAGCAAGCAGCCCGAATCCTGCGTCTACTGCAAATTCAGAGTGTTCGACACCTCCAGACAACCATAAATGAAACCATCGTGGCCGTCCAGAATCTAACTGCTGATCCACGGACTGATACAAAATTGGGCAAAGTTGGTCGATAG